DNA from Methylobacterium currus:
CGGCCGATCGGCTCCGCATCAATCCCGAGCACTCACGAGGACCCGGGAATCAACAAGACCCTCAAGACATAACAGGAGGCTTCATGGGCAGAGCAGCACCCACCGCGCCGATCGCCGTCGTGGTGGAGGACGATGAGTCCGTTCGGGATTTCGCCGCCGCGATCCTGGAGGAGACCGATCTCGACGTGATCGCCTGCGACAGCGCCGCCGACGCGCTGGCGGTGATGCGCGAGCACGGCTCCGAGGTCGCGCTGCTGTTCACGGAGATGCAGCTCTCCGGCGAGATCGACGGGGCCACCCTCGCCCGCACGGTGGAGCGGGACTGGCCCGACGTGCGCCTGGTGGTGACGTCGCGGCCGGGGGCGGCGCAGGCTGTGCCGGACCACGCCGTCTACATGCAGAAGCCCTGGCGGCCCCTCGACGTGCTGGTCGAGGCCGAACGCGCCGCCTCTGCCGCGGCTTGACGAACGACAAGAGCCCGCACGCCTCTCGGCGTCGGGCTCACGTCTGGTCGGGGGCCCCGCCGGGAGGAGGCGGGGTGCGGCAAGTCGCTGCTTAGGTCGCTTACGCGGAGGCGGCCGGAGTGGCAGCCGGGGCCGTGGAGGGGGCCAGGCCCGGACGGCGGGGAGCGCCGACGCGGGGCTTCGGCTTCGGCGCCGCGATCAGGCCCTCGCGGATGGCGGTCTTGCGGGCCTGCTTGCGGGCGCGGCGCACGGCTTCCGCCTTCTCGCGGGCCTTGCGCACCGACGGCTTCTCGTAAGCCTTGCGCTGCTTCATCTCGCGGAAGATGCCCTCGCGCTGCATCTTCTTCTTGAGGACGCGGAGAGCCTGATCGACGTTGTTGTCCCGAACGAGTACCTGCAAGGGTGTATGTCCTCTTGTCTAAATCCAGAATCGTGGCCGACCTTGCGCGGAA
Protein-coding regions in this window:
- a CDS encoding response regulator, whose translation is MGRAAPTAPIAVVVEDDESVRDFAAAILEETDLDVIACDSAADALAVMREHGSEVALLFTEMQLSGEIDGATLARTVERDWPDVRLVVTSRPGAAQAVPDHAVYMQKPWRPLDVLVEAERAASAAA
- the rpsU gene encoding 30S ribosomal protein S21; protein product: MQVLVRDNNVDQALRVLKKKMQREGIFREMKQRKAYEKPSVRKAREKAEAVRRARKQARKTAIREGLIAAPKPKPRVGAPRRPGLAPSTAPAATPAASA